The Verrucomicrobiia bacterium sequence TGCCGGTCGGCTTCCGGGTCCTGCCAGACGCCCTGCAGGTGACGTTCTCGCAACCACTGGACCCTGAGGCGGCCGGGGATCCGGACAGCTACGGCCTGCGCCAGTGGAACTACCGGTACGCCCGGGACTACGGGTCGAAGGAGTGGTCGGTGGCGCGGCCGGATCAGGAAGGGCGCGACGAAATGGCCATCACATCGGCCATCCTTCAACCGGACGGCCGCACGGTGATCCTTGGGGTGCCGGGGCTGGGTCCGGTCATGCAATGGGAACTGCGCTACAATCTGGAGGCTCAGGAGGGCCCACCGATGCGGGGTTCCCTGTGGGGCACGGTGAACCCCTGAGGCTCGTGCGTGCCGGGCGTGGACTCCCGCCGCTCCGTCCCGGGAGTCGCGCGTGTCACGCCGCCAGCGCGGCACGTGTGCGCTGCACCAGCTCGTTGTCGGATTCGCGGGTTCCCCGCAGATTGAACACGCTTGCGGCGAGGTACCGGTCGCGCCAGGGCTGCGCCATCACGCGGTAATCTTCCAGGACAGCCGAGCTGAACTTATAGTCGTGCGAGTCGCGACCCTTCAGGAAGATCAGCCGGCGCGCGGCGTCGCCGAACGGCTTGGGGTCGGGATGGTCGGCGAGGTGCGTCAGGAGCTTCCGGGCCGCCAGGAGGCGGTCTGAATTCAGGTCCGCAAAGATCTCCTCCACCGCCGCCGCCCCGGACGCCTGCAGCGGCGCCGGCTCGAGCGCGTCCACCCGGATCCCCTGATCCCGGGGCTGACCGCGAAAGAGCGGCAGGAACGCCGCATTTTGCAGCAACAACAGCCTCCGGGTCTCCTCATCGTGGGCCTGATGCCATGCGTAATGCACCGCGTTGGTAAATGTCATGGCGTGCAGCGATTGGATCCCGGGCGCACGCATCAACAACTCGCCCGCACCGTTGAAGCAGGCGTCGAACACCGACTGCGGGGCCACCCCGCGATTGAGCAGCTCGATGGCCTTCGCGCTGGTGTCCGCGGCCGAGCCCTCGCGCAGGATCTGCAGCATCTCGGAGGTGGCATCGGCACTGGGCCGGCCGTCGAGCCAGCCGTCGCGGATCGCCCGGACCGCTTCGCGGTTGCGTCGGAACGGCCGATCCGCCGGAAGGTCCGCCGTGGACGGGTTCGCCGGGGCACCCACGCGATCCAGCATCGCGTAGGCGAGCGAGCGCAGCACCGGCTCTGCATGCTGCCAGCCGATGACTTCGAGGGCGCGAAAACTGTTCGCCAGATAGATCTGTTTGTGCCCCAGCTCGCGAAAATCGCGCACGCCGCACCGGCACAGAATCTCGAAGATCTCGTTCGCGCCCGCTGTCCGGGCGAGGCCCACGATGGCGGCATCCGCCGCCGGTTCATCCCAGCGGTCCATCGCCTCCATGAAGGCCTGTCGTGCCCGATGGCTCGGGGGCACGGCGGATTCCTCGACCGGCCCCAGGGTCCAGTCGCCTTCGCGCACATCGGCGGCCTGAGAACTCTTGAACTGGTCCAGCGCCCAGAAGATCGGAAGCCAGCGATCGGAATCCGGCGAGGACAGGCTGGCGAGGTGCGCGGAATTCACGACCAGCACGGCGTGAAACTTGAAGCCCACCGGACGCGGCTGGATGTTGCGCACGCCCGCCAGGAGCAGGGCGGTGAGCACTTCGCGGTAGGTCGTGCCCCCCTGCACCCGGGCGCCCACCTCCTCGAGCAACCGTTCGCGCGGCGTTTCCTCCAGCAGGCGCACGAGCGGCTCAACTTCCGGGAGAAAACGGACGCGCCCCGGCTCGATCACGGCTTCGGCCGCGGACACCGGCGGAAGCGCCGACAAGAAGTCCAATCCGCCCAAACCCGCCGACGCGGCAGCGCCCGTCGTCAGCTTGAAAAATCTCCGACGCTTCATGCCATTGTTCTGCGCCTCGCGTCCCACAAAGTCACGCAAACATTGACCACGCCGGTTGCCTCTGGTGGGTGACCTGATGAATTGAGGCTCCAACGTGCACCAGGGACCTGTCCCTCTGACCCCATTCGCGGTAGAGGGTACTCACAAAGGGGTGAGATCAAGGGACTTATTTCAATACTGATATTGCCCAGCACGTCGTTTGCCATTGCGGCAGGAATGCATGGATGCTGCATCAGCTCACTTTCCCCGAATCCCCGAGCAGCGAATGCAAGGCGGCGAGATTCTCCGCGGGGTCAAAGAGGGCGCGGATCGGAATCTTGAAACCATCCACGACCCGGCAACCAATCCATCCGCTGCCGGATTTCAGCTCCAGCACATAGGCACCGTCACGCAGAAGAAACTGCTCCAGCGCCTCGGCGTCGGGATCCACCAGCCAGTAATTGGTGACCCCGTGCGCCTCGTAGTCCCGGAATTTCACGCCGCGGTCGCGCTGGGCGGTCGAATCGGACAGGATTTCGCAGGCAAAGTCCGGCACCGGCAGCCGAAGCTGCTTGGGCTGGAGCGTCACGGACTTTTCGGGGCCAAAGAAAATCACGTCGGGCATGAAGTCATTGCGCGGGAAGACACAGAGCCCCTTCTCGGCGAGGACGGTGCCGAGCCTTCTAAAATTGACGTAGTTCCACAGCAGGGATTCCAAGTTTCTCCGCACCGCCATGTGACGCACCATGTCGGGCGAGTGCCTGATCACTTGGCCGTTGATGAACTTCCACTTCGCGCCGTCGGGAATCTGCTCGTAGAACTGCCGGCGGCGCTCGCGTTCGGCGGCGAGGCGGGTGTCGAACTCCGGCAGCGTGGGCAATTCCATGACCTGTTCCAGCAGCCCCGTCACTGCCGAAGGCTAACGGGCGACAGGGGGGCGGCAAGCCGGATGAATTTCCGGATTCGAAATGAAGAAGCAGGCCGCCCGGCCGAACGATCCTGGATGCGGACGATGTCGCGATTCTGCGGGGCAGCCTCGGGCGACTGGAGGCCCTGGGCGCGTCATCACCCCAAACGATCGGGATTCCAGGGCGCTCGGAATGCTCGCCAGCGCCTGAAAACGGCGCCGCGAAAGCAGACCGGCTTCAGCGCATCTGCGCCAGCTTCAGCGCGATCTGGGTGGCGAGCTGGGAAGCCAGCGCGATATCGGGGCCGCCCATGCTGCCGCGAACCTGAACCCCCACCTGGCTGATGCCCGCCTCGGGCTCCGTAACCCGGACCCAAACCGATTTGTTGTCCACCCGGGCATCCAAGGTGTTATCAATCGTGTTTTCGCCGGTCAGTGTGCCGTTGAATGCCAGCACCTCGCGCGCCGCCGCGAAGGCTTCCGATACCGGGCGCTCGTAGCGGTTGGAAATGGTGTCGTTGGCGAAGGGCTGGCCCATGTGTCTGCGACCGGTCTCGGTGGAGTAGCACCCGCCAGTGATGGCGAGAACAACGGCAAGGAAGGAAAGGGCCAACAAATTCCTCTTCACAAGCGCCATGCAAACACAGCAGCCCGGACCGTCAAGCTTCAGACATCCTGAATTATGCGGGCGAAATGGATGGGAAAGAGGGACAGGACAATGGTCTTGGTGCGAGGCGCTGCCCGCGTTCCCTGTCGTCGGTCCACGAGCGCGAGAGGATTCAGATGGGGTCGCGGGTGGAACGCGACCCTACCAATAGCGAGGGGGCGCCTTCCCGTCGGCAACCGCACGGGGTTTGCGCATCCCGGGAGTTCCCGGCAGGATGGCTGCCGCATGGCGCTGCTGGACATTACTGGACTCGAGAAGTCCTTCCAGGGTCCTGACGGCTCCCGTCACCCGGTGATCCGGATCCCGAGATTCACGCTGGAGCCCCGGGCGCAGGTGGCCCTGAGCGGCACCAGCGGAACAGGCAAGACCACGTTCCTCCACCTGATCGCCGGCATTCTCACCCCCGACGCCGGCTCCATCGAGCTCGATGGCCGGCCAATGTCCACCCTGTCGGAGGCGGCCCGGGACCGGCTGCGGGCCACCCACATCGGGTACATCTTCCAAACCTTCAACCTGCTCCAGGGCTTCACGGTGCTGGAAAACGTCCTGCTCGGCATGAGCTTTGGTCCGGGAGCGGACCGCGCCCGGGCTGCCGCGCTGCTCGACCGCGTCGGATTGTCCGGACGCCTGCATCACTTCCCACGCCAGCTTTCGACCGGACAACAGCAGCGCGTCGCCGTGGCCCGTGCGCTCGCGCACCGGCCCCGGCTGGTTCTCGCCGACGAGCCGACCGGCAATCTCGACGCCGCCAACGCCCGGGAGGCCCTCGCGCTGATCCGTGGGGGCTGTGCCGAGAACGAGGCGGCGCTCCTGCTGGTGAGCCACGATCCTGCGGTGCTCGACGGGTTCGAAGGCCGGATCGCCCTGGCGGAACTCAACCGGGCCGCAAACCCCTCCGGAGGACCTCAATGACCCTCTGGCTGATCGTTCGTCGCAGCCTGCGGCAGCATCTGCTGTCCTCAATCGTCACCGCCGTGCTGATCGCCCTGGCCGGTGGGCTGCTGATGTCGGTGTGGTCGGTGCGGCGGCAATCGCACGCCACATTCACCGGTCAGAGCGGCGGTTGGGATGCCGTCCTAGGCGCACGCGGCGCGAAGCTGCAGCTGGTGCTCAACGCGATCTTCCATCTCGAGGCCTCCCCGGGAAACGTCCCCTACGACGATTACCTGGAGATCGCCGCCAACCGCGCCGTGGCGGCCGCAGTGCCCCTGGCGGTCGGCGACAACTACCATGGGTTCCGCCTGGTGGGCACCCTCACCAACCTGTTCGCGACCGAATACCGGCCGGGTGCCACGTTCCGGGTGGCACCCGGCGGGCGGATGTTCGAGGACGGCTATCGCGAGGCGGTGCTCGGCAGCTTTGCGGCGCAGCAACTCCGACTGAAGCCGGGCGACCTCTTCAAGCCGTATCACGGGCTGAACTTCGACCCGCAGGCGCAGCATCCCGACGAATACACCGTGGTGGGCGTGCTGGAACCGTCCAACACGCCGGCGGACCGCGTGCTTTGGATCCCCCTGGCAGGCCTGCAAAACATGAGCGGGCATGATCCGGAGTCTGCGACTGATGTGAGCGCCGTGCTAGTGAAGCTGCGATCGCCGGTTGCCGGACAACAACTGGACATGCTCTACAACCGCCAGGGCAACCGCCTGACGTTTGCGTGGCCGATTGCCCGTCAGATGGCGGAGCTTTTTGACAAGTTTGGCTGGTTCGATGCGGTGCTGGCGCTGGTCGCGTGGCTGGTGGCCCTGGTGGCCACGGGGGCCGTGCTGGCCAGCATGTACAACTCCATGAGCGCCCGACGTCGCGACCTGGCCATCCTCCGGGCCCTGGGCGCCCGGCGTCGGACCGTCTTCGCCGCGATCGTGCTCGAGGCGGCCACCATTGCCGCGGCCGGGGTCCTCCTTGGGTACGCAGTGTACCTCGCCATCCTCACGGGCGCCGCCTCCGTGATCCGCGCGCAAACCGGCGTCGTGCTGGATCCCCTCGCACCCGACCCGGTGCTCCTGTGGGCGCCGGTCGCGCTGATCGCCCTGGGCGCGCTGGCCGGAATCGTGCCCGCGATCAAGGCGTATCGCACCGACGTCGCCGCCAGCCTGGCACCGGAGTCGTGAACCCGGCCTCGAAGTTCCCGCGGGGCCGCGGGCGGCGATTTACACGGAACGCCGACCTGCTACACCTTCTGTCCGGATGAAACGTCGTTCCCTGCTGGGGGCCCTTGTGGCCGCCGTCCTTTGCCTCGGCCCCTGGGGTTGTGGCGAACCTCATTCCGATCACTCCGGGGGCAGCCATCCCGCCGGCGGTCATGCCCACGAGCCCAAGTACGGCGGGATCCTCGTGGAACTGGGCAACCACGAGGGCAACGTGGAGGTGGTGCTCGATCCGACGGCCGGGCGGCTGACGCTCTACGTGCTGGATGCCCATGCGGAGAACTTTGTGAGGCTGCCCGTATCGTCCATTGCAGTCGTCGCCGATGCCCCGGGCGGCCCCCGCACCCTGAACCTCCAGCCCGTCGCCAACACCGCGACTGGCGAAAAAGCCGGCGACACGTCGCAGTTCGAGGTCGTGGAGGAGTGGTTGAAAACATCCCCGACGCTGACGGGCCGGATCCAGGAACTGCCGGTCCGGTCCAAAACCTACCGCGACGTCGCCTTCCAGATCACCCGGTGACCCCCATGAACCGCCACCACCTGCCTGCAATCGCCCTCGGGCTGCTGACGTTTGCCGCCGTCCCGGCGCAGACGCCTCCGCGCGGGGAGCCCATCAAACCCCTTGCACCCAAGGGCGAGCCCATCAAGCCGCTCGCCCCTGCAACAAAGCCCTCCGCGGATGCTCCGGCGGCACCGACGGTGCCCGCGACCCCCGCAGCGACTTCGGAAGGTGTGACGTCCGTGGGATTCGAGACGCTGAGTGCCTTCAAATACGACGTTCCGGACGACACGCCCAACCCGGACACGACGGCGGATCCCGACGCGCAGATTCCCGAGACGGTCAAGGCCTTCCATGGAAAGCGGATCTCCCTGAAGGGGTTCATGCTGCCCCTCAAGGTGGAGCAGGGCCTGGTCACCGAGCTGCTCATCATGCGCGACCAGTCCATGTGCTGTTACGGAACGGTGCCGAAGATCAATGAATGGGTGTCGGTCCGCATGACCAGCAAGGGCGTGAAGCCGGTCATGGACCAGGCCATCACCCTCCAGGGCACCCTGAAGGTCGGTGCCATCCGGGAGAACGGCTACCTCGTCGGGATCTATCAGATGGACGGTGAGAAGATGGACGGCCCCGTCGGCTATCCGTGACCGGCGCCCTCTTTGAGGTGTCCGGCCGTTTTCACGGGGATTTGAACGCCAACGCCCCGGGACGTTTCGATCAATGGACGTGTCTGAAGCCAGCAGTGCCCCCGGTGCCGGCTCCATCCGGTTCAACCGGCGGAAGTTCCTCGCCCATGCGCTATGGGTGGCCCCGGCGGCGGCCGTGGCCGACGCCACCGTGCTCGAACCTTCGTGGTTGTCCGTCCGGACCGTGCATCGTCCGGGTGGGACCGGACGCCACCGCTTCGTCCATTTCAGCGACGTCCATTTCAAGGGGGATCCCGGTCCCTTGGAGACGGTGGTGCGGCGGATCAACGATTTGAGTCCCGATTTCGCGTGTTTCACCGGGGACCTGGTGGAACGTGCGAAGGATCTGCCGGCCGCGGTCGAACGGCTGAGGGCATTGCAGGTGCCCTTGTACGCCGTCCCGGGCAACCACGATCTGGCCTGCAAGGCGAACCTGAATCTTCTGGACGACGTCTGCCGGGCCACCGGTGGTGCCTGGCTGGCCAATCGCCAGGTTCCGGTGGGCGGGGGCGAGCTTGAAGTGATCGGCATTTCCCAGGTTCCCTGCAAGTTCGCGCCGCGTCCCGGAGCCTTCAATCTTCTGCTGGTGCACTACCCGGCGTCGAGCCGGCGGCTGGAGGGTCGCCGTTGCGATCTCATCCTTGCGGGGCACACCCATGGCGGTCAGGTGCGTCTGCCATTTTTCGGCCCGCTGATCACGCCAACCAACACGGACGGTTACGACCTCGGCCTGTTTGAGTCCCCCGGGGGCCCCCTGTACGTCAATCCCGGCATCGGCACGCTGGCCCAGTACGAGTTCCGCTTCAACTGCCGCCCGGAACTGACCGTCTTCACGGTGTGATTTGGTGTGCGACTGCCAATTCTCGACCGTCCCCTTCCCACCAGCCACAACGAGATTCCCGCCGGGAGCGACCCCCCAACCTCCGGGAGACATGCCGCGAACGATCCCACCGGTCGTTCGGCGCTCCGTGTCTGCCGAGGTCCAAAAGCTGTGGACGAAGCCGGGTGCGATCCGAGCCATTTTTTGCGGTAGATATACCCGAAGTGGTTGCCCGCTGGTTCTCCGACACATCCGTCGCTTCACGGCCTCGGAGGAAGGAGCATGGCTCAACCGGATCACCCGTCCGAGACGACGCGAAACACAGACTGTCTCAGGTTCCGCTGCTCCGTTGCCGGCAGGATCGCGGGCGCAACGTGCGAGACGGAATCTCCGGGTAACCTTCGAGGCCGCGCCGGGGTCTGTCCCCGAGACATCACGAACGGCCTCCATGAAATCCCTTCCCCTGCTCGCCGCGGCCGCCCTGGGTGCCGCGGCCCTCGATGCCGCCACCGGCGCCGCCCTCAATAATTGGCCCGCATGGCGCGGGCCGCTCGCCAACGGAGTCTCCCCCACCGCCCAGCCGCCCGTGGACTGGAGCGAGGACCGGAATGTGCGGTGGAAAACGGCCATCCCGGGACGCGGGACCTCCACCCCTGTGATCTGGGACGACCTGGTGTTCGTGCTGACCGCGATCCCCCAGGGGACCACCGGTGCCGCACCGTCCGCCGCACCGGCGGCAGCCACTGAACCGCCTTCCGATCCACCCCGGGGCCCGCGCGGGCCGGGCGGGCGCGGAGGTCCGGGTGGCGGGATGACTGAGGCGCCCACCGTGCCGCAGCAGTTCACGGTCCTCGCCTACGAGCGCGCGACCGGCAAACCCCGATGGGAGCGCGGCGTGCGCACCCAGTTGCCGCATGAGGGACATCATCGTGACCACGGATTCGCCTCGGCCTCGCCGGTGACCGACGGCGAGGTGCTCGTCGCCTCCTTCGGGTCGTTTGGCATCTACGCGATGGACTTCAAGGGACAGGTGCTCTGGGAAAAGGACCTCGGCGACATGCGCACGCGGAACAGCTTCGGCGAGGGCAGTTCTCCCGCCATGCATGGGGACATCGTGGTCGTGCTTTGGGATCATGAGGGTGACGACTTCATCGTCGCGCTGGATCGGAAATCCGGACGGGAATTGTGGCGTCAGGAACGGGATGAACCCACCGGATGGAGCACGCCCCTCATCATCCAGCATGCCGGAAAACCCCAGGTCGTGGTGAACGGCACGCAAAAGGTGCGGGCCTACGACCTTGAGACAGGGCGCCTGCTTTGGGAGGTGGGCGGCCAGACGGTCAACGCGATTCCATCCCCCCTCCCCTTCGGCGACCGGGTCATCGTGATGAGCGGCTTCCGGGGCAGCGCCCTTCAGGTGATCCGGCTCGGGGGCAGTGGTGACCTGGAAGGCAGCGATGCGATCGTGTGGACCCACAACAGGAACACCCCGTATGTGCCGTCACCGATGCTCTACGGCAACCACCTGTATTTCTTCTCGGGCAACAATGCCATGCTTTCGATCTTCGACGCCACGACCGGGAAGGCCGGCGTGGAGGCGGAGCGTCTGGACGGCCTTCAGGGGGTTTACGCCTCTCCGGTCGGCGCCGCGGACCGCGTCTATCTGCTGGGACGCGACGGCGGGGCGCTGGTGATCCGCAACGGATTGGCACTGGAGATCCTGGCCACCAACAGGCTCGACGACGGCTTTGACGCCTCGCCGGCGCTCGCCGGTACGGATCTCTTCCTGCGCGGACGGGAGCACCTGTACTGCATTTCGGAATCAAAGTAAGGGTGGAGCCTCGTCCGGCTTGCGGATACATCTCTGGGGTGCGCCTTCCCCTGTTGATGTCCCTCGCCGCGCTGCTTGCCGCGGGCTGCAGCCACCCTCAATCCGCTTCCGGCGGAAGTCGCCCGCTGTTCAATGGTCGGAACCTGGACGGCTGGGTGGTGATGCATGGCGGTGAATGGACGGTTTCGGACGGGGTACTGACCGGGCGCAACGGGGTCAACTGGACCACCGATCCGGAAACCAGCGGGTCGTGGTTGCGGACGGACCGGGAATACGGGGACTTCGTGCTGGAGCTCGAATACGCGATCAAC is a genomic window containing:
- a CDS encoding metallophosphoesterase, giving the protein MSEASSAPGAGSIRFNRRKFLAHALWVAPAAAVADATVLEPSWLSVRTVHRPGGTGRHRFVHFSDVHFKGDPGPLETVVRRINDLSPDFACFTGDLVERAKDLPAAVERLRALQVPLYAVPGNHDLACKANLNLLDDVCRATGGAWLANRQVPVGGGELEVIGISQVPCKFAPRPGAFNLLLVHYPASSRRLEGRRCDLILAGHTHGGQVRLPFFGPLITPTNTDGYDLGLFESPGGPLYVNPGIGTLAQYEFRFNCRPELTVFTV
- a CDS encoding PQQ-binding-like beta-propeller repeat protein; this translates as MKSLPLLAAAALGAAALDAATGAALNNWPAWRGPLANGVSPTAQPPVDWSEDRNVRWKTAIPGRGTSTPVIWDDLVFVLTAIPQGTTGAAPSAAPAAATEPPSDPPRGPRGPGGRGGPGGGMTEAPTVPQQFTVLAYERATGKPRWERGVRTQLPHEGHHRDHGFASASPVTDGEVLVASFGSFGIYAMDFKGQVLWEKDLGDMRTRNSFGEGSSPAMHGDIVVVLWDHEGDDFIVALDRKSGRELWRQERDEPTGWSTPLIIQHAGKPQVVVNGTQKVRAYDLETGRLLWEVGGQTVNAIPSPLPFGDRVIVMSGFRGSALQVIRLGGSGDLEGSDAIVWTHNRNTPYVPSPMLYGNHLYFFSGNNAMLSIFDATTGKAGVEAERLDGLQGVYASPVGAADRVYLLGRDGGALVIRNGLALEILATNRLDDGFDASPALAGTDLFLRGREHLYCISESK
- a CDS encoding ABC transporter ATP-binding protein, translating into MALLDITGLEKSFQGPDGSRHPVIRIPRFTLEPRAQVALSGTSGTGKTTFLHLIAGILTPDAGSIELDGRPMSTLSEAARDRLRATHIGYIFQTFNLLQGFTVLENVLLGMSFGPGADRARAAALLDRVGLSGRLHHFPRQLSTGQQQRVAVARALAHRPRLVLADEPTGNLDAANAREALALIRGGCAENEAALLLVSHDPAVLDGFEGRIALAELNRAANPSGGPQ
- a CDS encoding ABC transporter permease: MTLWLIVRRSLRQHLLSSIVTAVLIALAGGLLMSVWSVRRQSHATFTGQSGGWDAVLGARGAKLQLVLNAIFHLEASPGNVPYDDYLEIAANRAVAAAVPLAVGDNYHGFRLVGTLTNLFATEYRPGATFRVAPGGRMFEDGYREAVLGSFAAQQLRLKPGDLFKPYHGLNFDPQAQHPDEYTVVGVLEPSNTPADRVLWIPLAGLQNMSGHDPESATDVSAVLVKLRSPVAGQQLDMLYNRQGNRLTFAWPIARQMAELFDKFGWFDAVLALVAWLVALVATGAVLASMYNSMSARRRDLAILRALGARRRTVFAAIVLEAATIAAAGVLLGYAVYLAILTGAASVIRAQTGVVLDPLAPDPVLLWAPVALIALGALAGIVPAIKAYRTDVAASLAPES
- a CDS encoding DUF3299 domain-containing protein translates to MNRHHLPAIALGLLTFAAVPAQTPPRGEPIKPLAPKGEPIKPLAPATKPSADAPAAPTVPATPAATSEGVTSVGFETLSAFKYDVPDDTPNPDTTADPDAQIPETVKAFHGKRISLKGFMLPLKVEQGLVTELLIMRDQSMCCYGTVPKINEWVSVRMTSKGVKPVMDQAITLQGTLKVGAIRENGYLVGIYQMDGEKMDGPVGYP
- a CDS encoding Uma2 family endonuclease; the encoded protein is MTGLLEQVMELPTLPEFDTRLAAERERRRQFYEQIPDGAKWKFINGQVIRHSPDMVRHMAVRRNLESLLWNYVNFRRLGTVLAEKGLCVFPRNDFMPDVIFFGPEKSVTLQPKQLRLPVPDFACEILSDSTAQRDRGVKFRDYEAHGVTNYWLVDPDAEALEQFLLRDGAYVLELKSGSGWIGCRVVDGFKIPIRALFDPAENLAALHSLLGDSGKVS